The following proteins come from a genomic window of Synechococcus sp. NB0720_010:
- a CDS encoding peptidylprolyl isomerase has translation MVVSTSGRHDVSPHQLARWGLWHQVQREECIDHLLDEIEQPDASQLKVLQEQWLQAHELPNQQALQGWLHQQDLDQADWTELITRPWRWQQWCHGHFKDQLSTYYLKRKPLLDRVSYSLLRVKDKALATELYLRIKEGEATFEQVASEYSAGPERNSGGQLGPVAIQQPHPVLARLLQVSSPGQLWPPKQLENWWIVVRLNQLHTTELDANTAQQLALELGEQHLEQILELSKTTTTNG, from the coding sequence ATGGTCGTCAGCACCTCAGGCCGGCACGACGTCAGTCCTCATCAGCTCGCCCGCTGGGGCCTTTGGCACCAGGTGCAGCGAGAGGAATGCATCGACCACCTCCTCGATGAGATCGAGCAACCCGACGCCAGCCAACTCAAGGTCCTGCAGGAGCAATGGCTCCAGGCCCATGAACTCCCCAACCAGCAGGCCCTACAAGGCTGGCTCCACCAACAGGATCTTGACCAAGCGGATTGGACGGAGTTGATCACCCGGCCCTGGCGCTGGCAGCAGTGGTGCCACGGGCATTTCAAAGACCAGCTCAGCACCTATTACCTGAAGCGCAAACCGCTGCTGGATCGGGTGAGCTATTCGCTACTGCGGGTGAAAGACAAGGCACTGGCGACAGAGCTTTACCTCCGCATTAAGGAAGGGGAAGCCACCTTTGAGCAGGTGGCCTCGGAGTATTCAGCCGGCCCGGAGCGCAACAGCGGCGGACAACTCGGCCCGGTCGCCATTCAGCAACCCCATCCGGTCCTCGCCCGGCTGCTGCAGGTCAGCAGCCCCGGCCAGCTCTGGCCCCCCAAGCAACTGGAGAACTGGTGGATTGTGGTGCGACTCAACCAGCTCCACACCACTGAGCTCGATGCCAATACCGCGCAACAACTCGCCCTGGAGTTAGGCGAACAGCATCTCGAGCAGATCTTGGAACTTTCTAAAACAACAACAACCAACGGCTAA
- a CDS encoding HlyD family secretion protein, with the protein MSAPDDQSLAPQSGGSITPLEHQEVRYRAAPTWARALLWAMVGSVGFGIVYACIARIDEVVTATGELQALGAERPIKAPAPGVVSAIPVKEGQMVEKDQVVLQFDPEVNDQRLRSLEEQERLEQRRLSEQSLAFKAREDSLASKVTSLKATAATEREILKRVAPLAEQGGIQIVQFLQQKNRLQELQSEIAQTEANRREVQSEALKAKQESLKELANIERQLTETRKASEYESLRSPLKGRVFDLVPASPGYAAASGETLLKVVPDGAVEAKVFLTNADVGFVKPDMNAQVRVDAYPFTQFGDIPGVLKSIGQEVLPADEQHPQPRFPALVVLKQQYLERNGKRYNVRPGQSVSVNLIVRDKPVISLLTDAVEKAWDALRGIKSDQN; encoded by the coding sequence ATGAGCGCCCCAGACGACCAATCCCTCGCCCCCCAATCAGGGGGGTCGATCACTCCGCTGGAGCACCAAGAGGTCCGCTACCGGGCTGCCCCCACCTGGGCCCGGGCCCTGCTCTGGGCGATGGTCGGCAGCGTGGGCTTCGGGATCGTCTACGCCTGCATCGCCCGGATCGATGAGGTCGTCACGGCCACGGGCGAATTGCAAGCTCTCGGCGCGGAACGGCCGATCAAAGCCCCTGCGCCTGGAGTCGTCAGCGCCATCCCGGTGAAGGAGGGCCAGATGGTGGAGAAGGACCAGGTGGTGCTTCAGTTCGATCCAGAGGTGAACGACCAGCGACTGCGCTCCCTAGAAGAGCAGGAACGGCTGGAGCAGCGCCGGCTGAGCGAGCAAAGCCTGGCCTTCAAAGCCCGCGAAGACAGCCTGGCCTCCAAGGTCACCAGCCTGAAGGCCACGGCCGCGACCGAGCGTGAGATCCTCAAACGCGTCGCCCCCCTGGCCGAGCAGGGCGGCATCCAAATCGTGCAGTTCCTGCAGCAGAAAAACCGCCTGCAGGAACTGCAGTCGGAGATCGCCCAAACCGAGGCCAATCGCCGCGAGGTGCAATCCGAAGCCCTCAAGGCCAAACAGGAAAGCCTCAAGGAACTGGCGAACATCGAGCGTCAACTCACCGAGACCCGCAAGGCCAGCGAGTACGAGTCCCTGCGCTCTCCCCTGAAGGGACGGGTCTTTGATCTAGTGCCCGCCAGCCCGGGCTACGCCGCCGCCAGCGGCGAGACCCTACTGAAGGTCGTCCCCGATGGAGCGGTGGAGGCCAAGGTCTTTTTGACCAACGCAGACGTGGGCTTCGTCAAACCCGACATGAACGCTCAAGTTCGGGTGGATGCCTACCCCTTCACGCAGTTCGGTGACATCCCAGGGGTACTCAAGTCCATTGGCCAGGAGGTCCTGCCCGCCGATGAGCAGCACCCGCAGCCGCGCTTCCCGGCCCTGGTGGTGCTGAAGCAGCAGTACCTCGAGCGCAATGGCAAGCGCTACAACGTCCGTCCTGGCCAGAGCGTCTCGGTGAACTTGATCGTGCGCGACAAACCCGTGATCAGCCTGCTGACCGATGCGGTGGAGAAGGCCTGGGATGCCCTGCGCGGGATCAAGTCCGATCAGAACTGA
- a CDS encoding peptidase domain-containing ABC transporter codes for MVDAPPRRLFEGWGPLASLPPAVQEQLQSQLRSISLQPGEQLYDFEHLPPGVLYLQQGQMRLLGLDQRKEPFTLERYNSGELAGAELLLRGIPGQAMAASTALQASLLPAELFLQLIQQHPQLLNGFRQLRPAELYAVTASRNDPRLPAAQELLHWAQRECSKSPQVELLPPGEQQLSDAAGRWLVSSGNVEGETPGTLLQGSAKLTVLGRLPARLLPVPTHWPPQRQQEISSLVPEAAPSQPAPSLQLQREALEDWYGRLRDDGTFPQHNGTGPVEEPLACLRMLSRHFDLPFRRDVLRRVLNDQLQRAGNAGLGLQQLAAICDLLGLRCTPLQPSATQLLERLPLPALCVLNGHPVVFWEQKSIQLLVGDPLRGQQWVPCEELLRQSQGEALPLLYLEANASTPKARFGLSWFIPAIRKHRSSLIQVVVASFFVQLLGLFNPLLIQQIIDAVISQGNFASLNVLGTLLVAMALAQALMGALRTYLFSDTTNRIDISLGATIIHHLLRLPLGYFAKRPVGEVSSRISELEKIRRFLTGTALTVLLDAVFSVIYIGVMLLYSVQLTFWALAVLPLFVALTMGVAPVIRRQLRQQAEANARVQSHLVETLSGMETVKGQGMELPSEWRWEQLYGGQIQAGFRNTVTSTAAGSASQFLEQISGLLVIWMGASLVLKGQLTLGQLIAFRILSGYVTSPLLRLASLWQNFQETALSLERLSDIVDHREEIEIAGENLPPLPPIQGAITYEGVNFRFASSGPLQLLNVSFEIKAGEFVGIVGSSGSGKSTLLKLLTRLFDPLEGTIRVDGYDISKVDLYSLRSQIGVVPQDSLLFDGTVQANIALTRPEASFEEICGAAQVACAHDFIQALPAGYSSSVGERGAALSGGQRQRMAIARMVLKRPRLLVMDEATSALDVDTERQVTRNLAEVYRGSTVLFITHRLGSLRHADRILVMHQGALVEQGTHSELMALAGRYATLYQQQEAGLE; via the coding sequence ATGGTCGACGCCCCTCCTCGACGGCTCTTTGAAGGCTGGGGCCCGCTCGCGAGCCTGCCGCCAGCGGTGCAGGAGCAACTGCAGTCCCAACTGCGCAGTATCAGCCTGCAGCCTGGAGAGCAGCTCTACGACTTCGAGCATCTTCCCCCTGGGGTTCTTTATCTCCAGCAGGGGCAGATGCGCCTCTTGGGGCTGGATCAGCGCAAAGAACCCTTCACCCTGGAGCGCTACAACAGCGGTGAACTCGCGGGCGCTGAGTTACTACTCCGGGGCATCCCGGGCCAAGCCATGGCGGCCTCCACCGCCCTCCAGGCCTCGCTGCTGCCAGCGGAGCTCTTCCTGCAGCTGATTCAGCAACATCCCCAGCTACTCAACGGCTTTCGTCAACTCAGGCCCGCTGAGCTCTACGCGGTCACGGCCTCTCGCAATGACCCGCGCCTACCGGCCGCACAGGAGCTGCTGCACTGGGCCCAACGGGAATGCAGCAAGAGCCCCCAAGTGGAGCTGCTGCCGCCAGGGGAGCAACAGCTCAGCGATGCCGCAGGCCGCTGGCTGGTGAGCAGCGGCAACGTCGAGGGCGAAACCCCCGGCACCCTGCTGCAGGGCTCCGCCAAGCTCACCGTGCTGGGCCGCCTGCCGGCGCGCCTGCTCCCGGTGCCCACCCACTGGCCGCCCCAGCGCCAACAGGAGATCAGCAGCCTGGTCCCGGAAGCCGCGCCAAGTCAGCCCGCCCCGAGCCTGCAGCTCCAGCGCGAGGCCCTCGAAGACTGGTACGGCCGTCTGCGCGATGACGGCACCTTCCCGCAGCACAACGGCACTGGCCCGGTCGAGGAGCCCCTGGCCTGCCTGCGCATGCTCTCGCGGCACTTCGATCTGCCCTTCCGCCGCGACGTGCTGCGGCGGGTCCTGAATGACCAGCTGCAGCGGGCAGGAAACGCTGGGCTGGGACTGCAGCAACTGGCGGCCATCTGCGATCTACTCGGGCTGCGCTGCACCCCTCTGCAACCGTCGGCCACGCAACTGCTGGAGCGCCTGCCGCTACCGGCCCTCTGCGTCCTCAATGGCCATCCCGTCGTCTTCTGGGAGCAGAAGAGCATCCAACTGCTGGTGGGCGATCCCCTGCGCGGTCAGCAGTGGGTCCCCTGCGAAGAGCTCCTGCGCCAAAGCCAGGGGGAAGCGCTTCCGCTGCTCTATTTGGAGGCCAACGCCAGCACCCCCAAGGCCCGCTTTGGTCTGAGCTGGTTTATCCCGGCCATCCGCAAGCACCGCAGCAGCCTGATCCAGGTGGTGGTAGCGAGCTTCTTTGTTCAGCTGCTGGGGCTTTTTAACCCGCTGCTAATTCAGCAGATCATCGACGCGGTGATCAGCCAGGGCAACTTCGCCAGCCTGAATGTTCTGGGCACCCTGCTGGTGGCCATGGCCCTGGCCCAGGCCTTGATGGGGGCCCTGCGCACCTACCTCTTCTCCGACACCACCAACCGGATCGACATCTCGCTTGGGGCGACGATTATTCACCACCTGCTGCGGCTACCGCTGGGCTATTTCGCCAAGCGCCCCGTCGGTGAAGTCAGCAGCCGGATCTCGGAGCTGGAGAAGATTCGCCGCTTCCTCACCGGCACCGCCCTAACGGTTCTGCTCGATGCGGTCTTCTCGGTGATCTACATCGGCGTGATGCTGCTCTATTCGGTGCAGTTGACCTTCTGGGCTCTCGCCGTCCTGCCCCTCTTTGTCGCCCTCACCATGGGTGTGGCGCCTGTGATTCGGCGGCAACTGCGCCAGCAGGCCGAGGCCAATGCTCGGGTGCAGAGCCATCTGGTGGAGACCCTCTCCGGCATGGAGACCGTCAAAGGCCAAGGCATGGAGCTGCCTAGCGAGTGGCGCTGGGAGCAGCTCTATGGCGGGCAGATCCAGGCGGGCTTCCGCAACACCGTCACCAGCACCGCGGCCGGCTCCGCCAGCCAGTTCCTCGAGCAGATCTCAGGCCTGCTGGTGATCTGGATGGGGGCCAGCCTGGTGCTCAAGGGGCAGCTGACCCTGGGGCAACTGATCGCCTTCCGCATCCTCTCGGGCTACGTCACCAGCCCCCTGCTGCGACTGGCCAGCCTCTGGCAGAACTTCCAGGAAACGGCTCTCTCACTGGAGCGGTTGTCCGACATCGTCGACCACCGCGAGGAGATCGAGATCGCCGGCGAAAACTTGCCGCCGCTTCCCCCGATCCAAGGCGCCATCACCTACGAGGGCGTCAACTTCCGCTTCGCCAGCAGCGGGCCCCTGCAACTGCTGAACGTCAGCTTTGAGATCAAAGCCGGGGAGTTTGTCGGCATCGTCGGCAGCAGTGGCTCGGGCAAGAGCACTCTGTTGAAACTGCTGACCCGGCTCTTTGATCCCCTCGAGGGAACCATCCGCGTCGACGGCTACGACATCTCCAAGGTGGACCTCTACTCCCTGCGCTCCCAGATCGGTGTGGTGCCGCAGGACAGCCTGCTCTTTGACGGCACCGTGCAGGCCAACATCGCTCTGACCCGGCCGGAGGCGAGCTTCGAGGAGATCTGTGGTGCCGCCCAGGTGGCCTGCGCCCACGACTTCATCCAGGCCCTGCCGGCCGGCTACAGCAGCTCAGTTGGGGAGCGGGGTGCGGCCCTCTCCGGCGGTCAGCGCCAACGGATGGCCATTGCCCGAATGGTGCTCAAACGCCCGCGGCTGCTGGTGATGGATGAGGCCACCAGCGCCCTGGATGTCGATACCGAACGTCAGGTCACACGCAACCTCGCGGAGGTCTACCGCGGCAGCACTGTGCTGTTCATCACCCATCGTCTCGGCAGCCTGCGCCATGCCGACCGGATCCTGGTGATGCACCAAGGGGCCCTGGTGGAGCAGGGCACCCACAGCGAGCTCATGGCGCTGGCGGGTCGCTACGCCACGTTGTACCAACAACAGGAGGCCGGACTGGAATGA
- a CDS encoding LuxR C-terminal-related transcriptional regulator, giving the protein MVVVHHDLVVVVDPDVLIRRSVQERLMREGLHVLAYGCWHEAVRQVARVVAKLRVLPLPEQEPPHDPIELWHVLQEEACPPHRGLSVLPAVSLRGSAARSSRRLHPLQLLAHELRECHQQRRQKAVAAVGPTISRAEQRVIELLKEGLSNKAIAQLLCLSQRTVESHVHRLFRKLNVSNRTELALAVA; this is encoded by the coding sequence ATGGTGGTTGTTCACCACGACCTGGTGGTTGTGGTCGACCCCGATGTGTTGATCAGGCGCTCTGTGCAAGAGCGGCTGATGCGAGAAGGTCTGCACGTGCTGGCCTATGGCTGCTGGCATGAGGCCGTCCGCCAAGTGGCGCGGGTGGTGGCCAAGCTGCGGGTGCTGCCGCTGCCGGAGCAGGAGCCGCCGCACGATCCCATCGAGCTCTGGCACGTGCTCCAAGAAGAGGCTTGCCCGCCCCATCGGGGCCTGTCCGTGCTGCCAGCTGTTTCGCTGCGTGGTTCTGCGGCACGGAGCTCCCGTCGCCTGCATCCCTTACAGCTCTTGGCCCATGAGCTCAGGGAATGCCACCAGCAGCGCCGGCAAAAGGCCGTGGCGGCGGTGGGGCCGACCATCAGCAGGGCGGAGCAGCGGGTGATTGAGTTGCTCAAGGAGGGCCTGAGCAATAAGGCCATTGCCCAGTTGCTCTGTCTCTCGCAGCGCACTGTGGAGAGCCACGTCCACCGGCTGTTCCGAAAGCTGAATGTCAGCAACCGCACGGAGTTGGCCCTGGCGGTGGCCTAG